A single genomic interval of Megalobrama amblycephala isolate DHTTF-2021 linkage group LG17, ASM1881202v1, whole genome shotgun sequence harbors:
- the czib gene encoding CXXC motif containing zinc binding protein — MGKFGLQFKATLENVTNVRPVGDDFRWYLKLKCGNCGEVSDKWQYITLLDSMPLKGGRGSASMVQKCKLCSRENSIDILRDTITPYNAEDSERFKTMVQFECRGLEPVDFQPQAGFAASGAETTTQFPEINLQEKDWTDYDEKASESVGIYEVTHQFIKC; from the exons ATGGGG AAATTTGGGTTGCAGTTTAAAGCGACTTTGGAGAATGTAACAAACGTGAGGCCGGTGGGGGATGATTTCCGCTGGTATTTAAAG CTGAAATGTGGGAATTGTGGTGAGGTGTCGGATAAATGGCAGTACATCACCTTACTG GACAGCATGCCACTGAAAGGAGGACGAGGGAGTGCTAGCATGGTGCAGAAGTGCAAACTGTGTTCTCGGGAAAACTCAATAG ATATCCTGAGGGACACAATTACACCTTACAAT GCAGAAGACAGTGAAAGGTTTAAGACAATGGTGCAGTTTGAGTGTCGAGGCCTGGAACCAGTCGATTTTCAACCTCAG GCTGGTTTTGCTGCTAGCGGAGCGGAGACCACCACCCAGTTCCCTGAAATCAATCTGCAAGAGAAA GACTGGACAGACTACGACGAGAAAGCCAGTGAGTCTGTGGGGATCTATGAGGTCACTCATCAATTCATCAAGTGCTGA